The Campylobacter sp. RM16189 genome has a segment encoding these proteins:
- the sucD gene encoding succinate--CoA ligase subunit alpha, with protein sequence MSILIDKQTRAIVQGFTGKEGSFHAQSCLEYGTQIVGGVTPFKGGSTHLGLPVFDTVAEAVEKTGANTSLIFVPSAFAKDAIIEAADSGIKLAVVITEHIAVLDILAAKAYAIKKGMKIIGPNCPGIISSDLCKLGIMPSSVFKRSDINIGIISKSGTLTYEGANEIIRAGYGISTAIGIGGDAVIGMDYEELLPLFEKDDDTKAILLIGEIGGDLEIRACKMIEEKISKPIVAFIAGNSAPKGRKMGHAGAIINGIEGSAEYKMKALSRAGVHVVDSPSKIGEKFKEVMKFSSND encoded by the coding sequence ATGAGTATTTTAATAGATAAACAAACAAGAGCCATAGTGCAAGGTTTTACCGGTAAAGAGGGAAGCTTCCATGCTCAAAGCTGCTTAGAGTATGGCACTCAAATAGTTGGCGGAGTTACACCGTTTAAGGGCGGAAGCACACATCTTGGACTACCTGTTTTTGATACTGTAGCAGAGGCTGTCGAAAAAACTGGCGCTAATACATCTTTAATATTTGTTCCGAGCGCATTTGCCAAAGACGCTATTATAGAGGCTGCGGACAGCGGAATAAAGCTTGCTGTTGTAATTACCGAGCATATAGCCGTGCTTGATATTCTTGCTGCGAAGGCCTATGCTATCAAAAAAGGAATGAAGATTATCGGTCCAAACTGTCCTGGCATCATAAGTTCTGATCTTTGCAAGCTCGGCATTATGCCAAGTTCTGTTTTTAAAAGATCAGATATTAATATTGGTATAATCTCAAAGTCAGGCACCCTTACATATGAAGGCGCAAACGAGATTATAAGAGCGGGATACGGAATATCTACGGCCATAGGAATAGGCGGAGATGCCGTTATAGGAATGGATTATGAGGAGCTTTTGCCTCTTTTTGAAAAAGACGATGATACTAAGGCGATACTTTTGATAGGAGAGATAGGCGGGGATTTAGAGATAAGAGCCTGTAAGATGATAGAGGAGAAAATTTCAAAGCCTATAGTAGCCTTTATCGCTGGAAATTCAGCCCCAAAAGGGCGCAAGATGGGTCATGCCGGAGCCATTATAAACGGCATAGAAGGAAGTGCTGAATATAAGATGAAAGCGCTTAGTAGAGCCGGGGTTCATGTAGTAGATTCCCCAAGCAAGATAGGTGAAAAATTTAAAGAGGTAATGAAATTTAGTAGCAATGATTGA
- the sucC gene encoding ADP-forming succinate--CoA ligase subunit beta, which yields MDIHECQAKEILKEFGIKISNGKLAYTSQEALDAAKNLGGNIFAIKAQVHAGGRGLGGGVKIAKSLSEVENIAKNMLGMYLITPQTTKNGKLVRKIYIEQGLNIKREFYLSLAFDRKQENIAIIASKDGGVSIEEVAHRSPELIKKINIDPQIGLCNFHILNLIGFFNFDKDLSRKFIEILKKLYQIYIQKDATLIEINPLILNDNDEFYALDAKMSFDDNALFRHPEILALKDEGEEEPSEIEAKKNRLNYIKLNGDIGCIVNGAGLAMATMDVIENVGGKSANFLDVGGSASPESVAKAFELILKDPNVKVVFVNIFGGIVRCDRIASGILEAAKSINLNTSIVIRLDGTNAKEAMSMLKDANLKNLHVAFNLFDGAKLAVSLARS from the coding sequence ATGGATATTCACGAGTGTCAAGCAAAAGAGATCTTAAAAGAATTCGGTATCAAAATCTCAAACGGCAAACTTGCATATACGAGTCAAGAAGCTTTGGATGCGGCTAAAAATTTAGGCGGAAATATCTTTGCGATTAAAGCTCAAGTTCATGCCGGAGGAAGAGGTCTTGGAGGAGGCGTAAAGATAGCTAAAAGTCTAAGTGAAGTAGAAAATATCGCAAAGAACATGCTTGGTATGTATCTAATTACACCTCAAACCACAAAAAACGGAAAGCTTGTTCGTAAAATTTATATTGAGCAAGGGCTTAATATAAAAAGGGAATTTTATCTAAGTTTAGCCTTTGATAGAAAGCAAGAAAATATTGCGATTATCGCCTCAAAAGATGGAGGGGTTAGCATAGAGGAGGTTGCTCATAGATCTCCTGAGCTAATAAAAAAGATAAATATAGATCCTCAGATCGGACTTTGCAATTTTCACATCTTAAATTTGATCGGATTTTTTAATTTTGACAAAGATTTAAGTAGGAAATTCATTGAAATTTTAAAGAAACTTTATCAAATTTATATACAAAAAGACGCTACCTTAATCGAGATAAATCCTCTTATCTTAAATGATAATGATGAATTTTACGCACTTGATGCAAAGATGAGTTTTGATGATAACGCTTTATTTCGTCATCCTGAAATTTTAGCCCTTAAAGATGAAGGCGAAGAGGAGCCAAGCGAAATCGAAGCCAAAAAAAATCGCTTAAACTATATAAAGCTCAATGGCGATATAGGCTGCATAGTAAATGGTGCAGGGCTTGCTATGGCTACAATGGATGTGATAGAAAACGTTGGCGGAAAGAGTGCAAATTTTTTAGACGTAGGCGGTTCTGCGAGTCCTGAAAGTGTGGCTAAGGCCTTTGAGCTTATACTAAAAGATCCAAACGTCAAAGTGGTTTTTGTAAATATCTTTGGTGGAATCGTTAGATGCGATAGAATTGCAAGCGGAATTTTAGAAGCCGCAAAAAGTATAAATTTAAATACTTCTATAGTTATAAGGCTTGATGGGACTAATGCAAAAGAAGCCATGAGTATGCTAAAAGATGCGAATCTTAAAAATTTGCATGTAGCTTTTAATCTGTTTGATGGCGCTAAATTGGCTGTAAGCTTAGCGAGAAGTTAG
- a CDS encoding 4Fe-4S binding protein, whose amino-acid sequence MLIRDDAPVWVDTTRCKACDICVSYCPAGVLGMRIELGAVLGKMIEVVHPEACIGCRDCELHCPDFAIYVADKGFKFAKLTAESKERAAAVKANHYEKLGA is encoded by the coding sequence ATGCTGATAAGAGATGATGCCCCAGTATGGGTAGACACTACCCGCTGTAAGGCGTGTGATATATGTGTGAGTTACTGCCCAGCAGGAGTTTTGGGTATGCGTATAGAGCTTGGTGCAGTACTTGGAAAAATGATAGAGGTGGTTCATCCTGAGGCCTGTATAGGTTGCAGGGATTGTGAGCTTCACTGTCCTGATTTTGCCATTTATGTAGCAGACAAGGGCTTTAAATTTGCCAAACTTACTGCAGAGAGTAAAGAAAGAGCCGCGGCAGTCAAAGCAAATCATTATGAAAAGCTAGGGGCCTAA
- a CDS encoding NADP-dependent isocitrate dehydrogenase — protein sequence MSDIIWTKTDEAPLLASYSLFPILKSFLNRADISIDVADISLAGRMIATFSDVLKDDQKEKDWLEILGNMTEDKFANIVKLPNISASIPQLNDAINELRAKGYDLPLYPNEPKNDNEREIYKRYQKVLGSAVNPVLRQGNSDRRCVSAVKEYARNNPHKMGEFKSDSKSEVAYMKSGDFYFNERSMTTKSDDTLRVEFTQKNGEKTILKEIKVLKGEVIDATFMSAKALKQFIRDQIKDAKAKDLLFSVHLKATMMKVSDPVIFGHFVKEYFIEVFDEFKDEFKSVGVNENNGLKDLFERILKLDKNTQDKIRAKFDEIYTMRPDLAMVNSDAGITNLHVPSDVIIDASMPVMIRNSGKMWDKNGALKEAKAVIPDSTYAKIYEAVIEDFKQKGTLNPSKIGSVSNVGLMAKKAEEYGSHDKTFIMPNDGILRVINLNDEEIFKFEICKDDIFRMTQAKDDAITDWVNLGIKRAKLTNTKAIFWLDENRAHDKEIIKKVKEMLSKSDLSGVDIEILRPELACKKSLEIIREGKDCISVTGNVLRDYLTDLFPILELGTSAKMLSVVPLLNGGGVFETGAGGSAPKIAEQFFNENHLRWDSLGEFLALIASLEHLANLKSNQKAKILSSTLNSAVSRWLKENRSPQKEVKTPDNRSSHFYLALYWAEELVKNGEILADKFKDIAKELKDNEKKISQELLEVQGQKMDIKGYYKFDENLASKAMRPSETFNKIIN from the coding sequence ATGAGTGATATTATCTGGACAAAAACCGATGAGGCTCCACTTCTTGCAAGCTACTCGCTTTTTCCTATTCTAAAAAGCTTTTTAAACAGAGCAGATATCAGTATAGATGTAGCCGATATCTCGCTTGCAGGTCGTATGATCGCCACTTTTAGTGATGTTTTGAAAGATGATCAAAAAGAAAAAGATTGGCTAGAAATTTTAGGAAATATGACAGAAGATAAATTTGCCAATATTGTAAAACTACCAAATATTTCAGCTTCTATCCCTCAGCTAAACGATGCTATAAACGAACTAAGAGCCAAGGGATATGATCTGCCTTTGTATCCAAATGAGCCAAAAAATGATAACGAGAGAGAAATTTACAAAAGATATCAAAAAGTGCTTGGAAGTGCCGTAAATCCTGTACTTCGTCAAGGAAATTCGGATCGCAGATGCGTAAGTGCAGTAAAAGAGTATGCAAGAAATAATCCTCATAAGATGGGAGAATTCAAATCAGATAGCAAGTCGGAAGTAGCCTATATGAAGAGCGGAGACTTTTATTTTAATGAAAGATCTATGACTACAAAGAGTGATGATACTTTAAGAGTTGAATTTACTCAAAAAAATGGTGAAAAAACTATATTAAAAGAGATAAAAGTTTTAAAAGGCGAGGTAATAGACGCCACATTTATGAGCGCAAAGGCTTTAAAGCAGTTTATAAGAGATCAGATAAAGGATGCTAAAGCCAAAGATCTGCTATTTTCCGTTCACCTTAAGGCTACTATGATGAAGGTTAGTGATCCTGTGATATTTGGACATTTTGTTAAAGAGTATTTTATAGAGGTATTTGATGAATTTAAAGATGAGTTTAAAAGCGTGGGAGTCAATGAAAATAACGGCTTAAAAGATCTTTTTGAGAGAATTTTAAAACTAGATAAAAACACACAAGATAAAATTAGAGCCAAATTTGATGAAATTTATACCATGCGTCCAGACTTAGCTATGGTAAATTCTGATGCAGGAATTACAAATTTGCATGTCCCAAGTGATGTCATCATAGACGCTTCAATGCCTGTGATGATAAGAAATTCCGGCAAAATGTGGGATAAAAACGGAGCTCTTAAAGAGGCTAAGGCCGTAATCCCCGATAGCACATACGCTAAAATTTATGAGGCCGTGATTGAAGATTTTAAACAAAAAGGCACACTTAACCCAAGCAAAATAGGAAGTGTATCAAATGTAGGTCTTATGGCTAAAAAGGCAGAAGAATACGGAAGTCACGACAAGACTTTTATAATGCCTAATGACGGGATTTTAAGAGTAATTAATTTAAATGATGAGGAAATTTTTAAATTTGAGATTTGTAAAGACGACATTTTTAGAATGACTCAGGCAAAAGATGATGCGATAACCGACTGGGTAAATTTGGGGATAAAACGTGCAAAACTTACTAACACTAAAGCGATATTTTGGCTGGATGAAAATAGGGCGCACGATAAAGAGATTATTAAAAAGGTTAAAGAGATGCTCTCAAAAAGCGATTTAAGCGGAGTGGATATAGAAATTTTAAGACCTGAACTAGCTTGCAAAAAATCTCTTGAGATTATAAGAGAGGGCAAGGATTGCATAAGCGTTACAGGCAATGTGCTTAGAGATTATCTAACTGATCTATTTCCTATACTTGAACTTGGCACAAGTGCCAAGATGCTCTCGGTTGTGCCTCTTTTAAATGGTGGAGGCGTGTTTGAGACAGGAGCCGGCGGGTCCGCTCCGAAGATAGCCGAGCAGTTTTTTAATGAAAATCATCTTAGGTGGGATAGTTTAGGAGAATTTTTAGCTTTAATTGCGTCTTTAGAGCATTTGGCCAATTTAAAATCAAATCAAAAGGCTAAAATTTTATCATCTACTCTAAATTCCGCGGTTTCAAGATGGCTTAAAGAAAACAGATCTCCACAAAAAGAGGTAAAAACTCCGGATAATCGCAGTAGCCATTTTTATCTGGCGCTTTACTGGGCTGAAGAGTTGGTTAAAAATGGCGAAATTTTGGCTGATAAATTTAAGGATATCGCCAAAGAGTTAAAAGATAATGAGAAAAAGATATCCCAGGAGCTTTTAGAGGTTCAAGGTCAAAAGATGGATATAAAAGGGTATTATAAATTTGATGAAAATTTGGCCTCTAAGGCGATGAGACCGAGTGAGACTTTTAATAAAATCATAAATTAA
- a CDS encoding 2-oxoglutarate synthase subunit alpha, which translates to MREVIASGNELVAMAAVDCGCNFFGGYPITPSSEIAHELSVLLPKKGGKFIQMEDEIAGISVALGAAMSGAKAMTASSGPGISLKSEQIGLGFIAEIPIVIVNVMRGGPSTGLPTRVAQGDLLQAKNPSHGDINSIVLAPASLEECYTETIRAFNLAQRFMTPVFLLLDETIGHMHAKAILPELSDIKIVNREQFTGDPKDYKPYEAKADRPAVLNKFFQGYKYHITGLHHGVTGFPTEDGEIVSYNINRLFNKINLHLDEVENSEEFELEDAEICIIAFGSVARAAKEAILNLRKNGVKVGMFKPITLFPTPEAKLKEIGKRFKKILICELNLGQYTGEIKKAMLRDDFKTLLKANGRPISPQEIVQKIEEF; encoded by the coding sequence ATGAGAGAGGTAATAGCTAGCGGTAATGAGCTTGTTGCGATGGCGGCCGTGGATTGCGGTTGTAATTTTTTTGGCGGATATCCTATAACGCCTTCAAGCGAGATAGCTCATGAGTTAAGCGTTCTTTTGCCAAAAAAAGGCGGTAAATTTATACAGATGGAAGATGAGATAGCAGGAATCTCAGTTGCACTTGGAGCTGCTATGAGTGGAGCTAAGGCGATGACCGCAAGCTCTGGACCTGGAATTTCACTAAAAAGCGAGCAGATAGGACTTGGCTTTATTGCTGAAATCCCAATCGTAATAGTAAACGTAATGCGTGGAGGCCCAAGCACCGGACTTCCTACAAGGGTAGCGCAAGGAGATTTGCTTCAGGCTAAAAACCCAAGCCATGGGGATATAAATAGTATCGTTTTAGCTCCTGCTAGCTTAGAAGAGTGTTACACAGAGACGATTAGGGCCTTTAATCTGGCTCAGCGATTTATGACCCCTGTGTTTTTGCTACTTGATGAGACTATAGGACATATGCACGCTAAGGCCATTTTGCCTGAACTTAGCGATATAAAAATAGTAAATAGAGAGCAATTTACAGGCGATCCAAAGGATTATAAACCTTATGAAGCTAAAGCCGATAGACCTGCTGTTCTTAATAAATTTTTTCAAGGCTACAAATATCATATTACCGGACTTCATCATGGAGTTACCGGCTTTCCGACAGAGGACGGAGAGATAGTTTCATATAACATAAATAGGCTTTTTAATAAGATTAACCTACATCTTGACGAGGTAGAAAATAGCGAGGAATTTGAGCTTGAAGATGCAGAAATTTGTATCATAGCATTTGGAAGTGTTGCTAGGGCGGCAAAAGAGGCGATTTTAAATTTAAGAAAAAATGGAGTCAAAGTAGGAATGTTTAAGCCTATAACTTTATTTCCAACTCCTGAAGCGAAGTTAAAAGAGATAGGTAAGAGATTTAAAAAAATACTAATCTGTGAGCTAAATTTAGGGCAATATACGGGAGAGATTAAAAAAGCAATGCTAAGAGATGACTTTAAGACTCTGCTTAAGGCAAATGGACGCCCGATAAGCCCTCAAGAGATAGTTCAGAAAATAGAGGAGTTTTAA
- a CDS encoding sulfite exporter TauE/SafE family protein has translation MEIIIISLAAFTASLLTLFSGFGLGTLLMPVMAIFFPVDVAVTITAIVHFSNNIFKGALFARSINKDILLRFGILAMIFSFIGALTLKALGSAKILFNYQIFDMNFQVNTIKFIIGFLILIFVFIDIMPQFKNIKFEPKFLPLGGIISGFFGGLSGHQGAFRSMFLVKCKMPKEQFVATGIFIAIMVDISRLMVYGTNFSSIDENLYLALMATVFAFIGSFFGAKLIKKVTIGFIKIIISMLLVFIALSMMAGVL, from the coding sequence GTGGAAATTATAATAATTAGTCTAGCTGCCTTTACAGCATCTTTGCTTACTCTATTTTCAGGTTTCGGACTTGGCACACTGCTAATGCCGGTTATGGCGATATTCTTTCCGGTGGATGTAGCGGTAACGATAACGGCTATAGTGCATTTTAGCAATAATATATTCAAAGGAGCTTTGTTTGCTCGCTCTATAAACAAAGATATATTGCTAAGATTTGGAATTTTAGCCATGATATTTTCGTTTATCGGAGCTTTAACGCTAAAAGCCTTAGGTAGCGCAAAAATTCTTTTTAATTACCAAATTTTTGATATGAATTTTCAAGTTAATACTATAAAATTCATAATAGGATTTTTGATATTGATATTTGTATTTATAGATATTATGCCTCAGTTTAAAAATATCAAATTTGAGCCTAAATTTCTGCCATTGGGAGGAATTATAAGCGGATTTTTTGGAGGACTATCTGGGCATCAAGGCGCTTTTAGAAGTATGTTTTTAGTAAAATGTAAAATGCCAAAGGAGCAGTTTGTAGCCACAGGCATATTTATTGCCATTATGGTTGATATCTCAAGGCTTATGGTATATGGCACAAATTTTTCCAGTATAGATGAAAATTTATATTTGGCTCTTATGGCAACGGTTTTTGCATTTATAGGTTCATTTTTTGGTGCAAAACTTATTAAAAAGGTCACTATAGGTTTT
- the mltG gene encoding endolytic transglycosylase MltG — MIKKSNMCQIFLIACEIIIIFFLSSMVYLSRPIATDSVIYLPKGTVGEIITYLKQRNSNIINIDKYILATLGHPQSGWVDIKKQSLSKFDFLYALTTAKAAMSEITLIPGETTAIFLQDMAKSLNLNEQILNEIYDKVAPFGDGFFIPETYKIPIGIREKQLIYHLANLSKKRHQELSIKLLGKFDQKEWQKYLIIASIIQKEAADESEMPIVSSVIYNRLKKGIKLQMDGTLNYGLYSHDTITAKRIREDMSKFNTYLHDGLPPSPICSVSLAAIKAAVNPQESEFLYFVRDKKTMKHKFSKTYQEHSRIIDMQR; from the coding sequence ATGATAAAAAAGAGCAATATGTGCCAAATTTTTTTAATTGCCTGCGAGATAATAATCATTTTTTTCCTAAGCTCTATGGTCTATCTTAGTAGGCCTATAGCTACTGATAGCGTAATTTACTTGCCAAAAGGGACAGTCGGAGAAATTATAACATATCTAAAACAAAGAAATTCTAACATAATCAACATAGATAAATACATTTTGGCCACACTTGGGCATCCGCAATCTGGCTGGGTGGATATCAAAAAACAGAGCTTAAGCAAATTTGATTTTTTATACGCTCTTACTACAGCCAAGGCTGCAATGAGTGAGATAACCTTAATACCTGGAGAAACCACGGCTATATTTTTACAAGATATGGCTAAAAGCTTAAATTTAAATGAGCAAATTTTAAATGAAATTTATGATAAAGTCGCACCTTTTGGTGATGGATTTTTTATTCCGGAAACTTACAAGATACCGATTGGAATAAGAGAGAAGCAGCTTATATATCATTTAGCAAATTTATCAAAAAAACGTCATCAAGAGCTTTCTATTAAGCTACTTGGAAAATTTGATCAAAAAGAGTGGCAAAAATATCTAATAATAGCATCCATCATACAAAAAGAGGCTGCAGATGAGAGTGAGATGCCAATAGTAAGCTCTGTAATATACAACCGCCTTAAAAAAGGAATAAAGCTACAGATGGATGGAACTTTAAACTACGGACTTTACTCTCACGATACAATTACAGCCAAAAGAATAAGAGAAGACATGAGTAAATTTAATACATATTTACATGACGGACTACCGCCAAGCCCGATATGCAGTGTATCTTTGGCTGCTATAAAGGCTGCTGTAAATCCACAAGAAAGCGAGTTTTTATACTTTGTCAGAGATAAAAAAACAATGAAGCATAAATTTAGCAAAACATACCAAGAACACAGCAGAATAATCGATATGCAAAGATAA
- a CDS encoding malate dehydrogenase, with the protein MKISVIGAGNVGASAASAIMLRKIADEIALVDIFGNVALAKAMDLAQSAAVFDIDVKISGGDDFSLIKDSDIVVVTAGSPRKEGQSREDLLLKNAQIVKSTVEKIAKFAPNCIIINVTNPLDILTFVTYKVSGFDKSRILGMAGELDSARLKFEISKRLNLQNSQIKAHVMGAHNDDMLVLKDNINVTLSDDEFEEISNDTKTGGAKFVKLLGTSAYYAPGAAAAKMCEAIKDESDEWLSCCVVVDDGLTCGRRVKLNKNGIAKIKDPSQEEKEVLVKSENDIRKNINFLIESSVLS; encoded by the coding sequence ATGAAGATTTCAGTAATTGGAGCGGGTAACGTAGGTGCTAGCGCCGCAAGCGCGATAATGCTAAGAAAGATAGCTGATGAGATAGCTTTGGTCGATATATTTGGTAATGTTGCGCTTGCAAAAGCTATGGATTTGGCTCAAAGCGCTGCTGTTTTTGACATTGATGTTAAAATTTCTGGCGGAGATGATTTTTCACTTATAAAAGATAGCGATATAGTCGTAGTAACGGCAGGAAGCCCTAGAAAAGAGGGTCAAAGTAGAGAGGATCTGCTTCTTAAAAATGCTCAGATAGTAAAGAGTACCGTAGAAAAGATCGCCAAATTCGCACCAAATTGCATAATTATAAACGTAACAAATCCTCTTGATATACTAACATTTGTAACATATAAGGTTAGTGGGTTTGATAAAAGTAGAATTTTAGGTATGGCTGGAGAGCTTGATTCAGCAAGGCTAAAATTTGAAATTTCAAAAAGGCTAAATTTACAAAATTCTCAGATAAAAGCTCATGTAATGGGTGCTCATAATGACGATATGCTTGTGCTAAAAGATAATATAAACGTAACTTTAAGCGATGATGAATTTGAAGAGATATCAAATGACACAAAAACCGGTGGAGCTAAATTTGTAAAGCTTCTAGGAACTTCAGCCTATTATGCACCAGGAGCCGCTGCGGCTAAGATGTGTGAAGCCATAAAAGATGAGAGCGATGAGTGGCTAAGCTGCTGTGTAGTAGTGGATGATGGTCTAACTTGCGGTCGCAGAGTCAAGCTTAATAAAAATGGAATTGCAAAGATAAAAGATCCAAGCCAAGAGGAAAAAGAGGTGCTTGTAAAGAGCGAAAACGATATAAGAAAAAATATAAATTTCTTGATAGAAAGTAGTGTATTGAGCTAA
- a CDS encoding AsmA-like C-terminal domain-containing protein: MLFFIIFFTILIATLKHGISIENIDFNDFEIEKLYIKLDKKLILRAQKLKIPKTSHKDSSNEDFLSLTNNIIWIDRLFKEIILEKIEFEDNELTVLFYENAFHVDTAYLTLDTTFTSQENGLFIDVYNLAFKDFDINLSGTSNADIRHNIYDFNGTFVSHELDGKMKFHLENEIINYDVSDINASSLKSFMHELDVKLNLNEDVKNWIYGYIVADNYFVHNLSGKVDLKTQNFFLNELSAKGVSKNLKVKFEDSLPAAIVEEADIELKNETLYFKLKKPRWNGKNLNGSNLEIYKIFDEKNAGLILNLQTNSIYDKAVNSILKAYDINVPIEQKSGRNVGKISIDIKFDPLKVTPNGKFKAKDSKIDIAGAMFNVKEAIVEIRDDKIIVDAKDSGMDFFKGDIKVAIDATKEKGDVNGTINKFDLSFDGEEIVKLKNLPLNASLDFRKKDVLFDILDPRIQLSFGDESTIRIDDISKIYDYSPLIKQIGLNSGNFTLKTKNFDDFEINLKDTKFNMPFLNKDGSKYENDSFDIKIDKNLITAKSLSGNLSLDIRDKKTQVNIKNMDLIVDKEMFLDDTNSSKNKNLEFDGLNSNLFLADLNRTLKFLSYNGSIVKDKIQFNARPQSGNVSIIQSDKKFNMFANDITGDFVNNLFGMDSFEGGFFKLRIVGNSTDDLKGEIRLHGANLKSYTFYNQLLTFLNSVPSLIIFKTPDFTEKGFPVKFGKILFEKKGDLLNIIAIELDGSSADIGGRGTINLATKEIDVDLELRLLKDASSIIGSIPIVNQIILGKDRRLSTVIKVRGTLDKPKYSTQVLADTLMSPLKIIRNVLEAPFLIFE; this comes from the coding sequence TTGCTCTTTTTTATCATATTTTTTACAATCCTTATAGCTACGTTAAAACATGGTATCAGTATCGAAAATATAGATTTTAACGATTTTGAAATAGAGAAATTATATATAAAACTTGATAAAAAACTCATTTTAAGAGCTCAAAAATTAAAAATTCCAAAAACAAGCCACAAAGACAGCTCAAACGAAGACTTTTTAAGTCTTACGAACAATATAATATGGATTGATAGACTATTTAAGGAGATTATTTTAGAAAAGATCGAGTTTGAAGACAATGAGCTAACTGTGCTTTTTTACGAGAACGCCTTTCATGTCGACACCGCTTATCTTACTTTGGATACCACATTTACAAGCCAAGAAAACGGTCTGTTTATAGATGTTTACAATCTTGCCTTTAAGGATTTTGACATTAATCTAAGCGGAACATCAAATGCCGACATAAGACATAATATATATGATTTTAACGGCACTTTCGTGAGCCACGAACTTGACGGAAAGATGAAATTTCATCTTGAAAATGAGATTATAAACTACGATGTAAGCGACATAAACGCAAGCAGTCTAAAAAGCTTTATGCATGAGCTTGATGTCAAGCTAAATCTAAACGAAGATGTTAAAAATTGGATATACGGCTACATTGTAGCTGATAACTATTTTGTGCATAATCTAAGCGGAAAAGTTGATCTAAAAACTCAAAATTTCTTCTTAAATGAACTTAGTGCCAAAGGAGTTTCTAAAAATCTAAAGGTCAAATTCGAAGATAGCTTGCCTGCCGCAATTGTTGAAGAAGCCGATATAGAGCTAAAAAACGAGACGCTTTATTTTAAGCTTAAAAAACCAAGATGGAATGGAAAGAATCTAAACGGATCAAATTTAGAAATTTATAAAATTTTTGATGAGAAAAATGCCGGACTAATTTTAAATTTACAAACAAACTCAATCTACGATAAAGCGGTTAATTCTATACTAAAAGCTTATGATATAAATGTGCCGATAGAACAAAAAAGCGGTAGAAATGTAGGAAAAATAAGCATTGATATTAAATTTGATCCGCTTAAAGTAACGCCAAATGGCAAATTTAAAGCAAAAGATAGCAAGATTGATATAGCTGGCGCGATGTTTAATGTAAAAGAGGCGATAGTAGAGATAAGAGATGATAAAATAATCGTAGATGCCAAAGATAGCGGAATGGATTTTTTTAAGGGGGATATTAAAGTAGCCATAGATGCAACCAAAGAAAAAGGCGATGTTAACGGCACTATCAATAAATTTGATTTAAGTTTTGATGGCGAGGAGATAGTAAAATTAAAAAACTTGCCACTAAACGCCTCTCTTGACTTTAGAAAGAAAGATGTGCTTTTTGATATCCTTGATCCAAGAATACAGTTAAGTTTCGGAGATGAAAGCACAATAAGAATAGATGATATTTCAAAAATTTATGATTATTCGCCTTTAATTAAGCAGATTGGATTAAATAGTGGAAACTTCACACTAAAAACAAAAAATTTCGATGATTTTGAGATTAACCTAAAAGATACAAAATTTAATATGCCGTTTTTAAATAAAGATGGCTCAAAATATGAAAATGATAGCTTTGATATCAAAATCGACAAGAATTTAATAACAGCAAAGAGCCTTAGTGGTAATCTAAGCCTTGATATAAGAGATAAAAAAACTCAAGTCAATATAAAAAATATGGATTTAATAGTAGATAAGGAGATGTTTTTAGACGATACCAACAGCAGTAAAAACAAAAACTTAGAGTTTGACGGGCTAAATTCAAACCTATTTCTTGCAGATTTAAACCGCACTTTGAAGTTTTTGAGCTATAACGGAAGTATTGTCAAAGACAAAATTCAATTTAATGCAAGACCTCAAAGCGGAAACGTCAGCATAATACAAAGTGATAAAAAATTTAATATGTTTGCAAACGATATCACGGGAGATTTTGTAAACAACCTTTTTGGCATGGATAGCTTTGAAGGTGGATTTTTTAAGCTAAGGATAGTCGGAAATAGTACTGATGATTTAAAGGGTGAAATAAGGCTACATGGCGCAAATTTAAAGAGCTATACATTCTACAATCAATTACTGACATTTCTAAACTCTGTTCCGTCTTTAATCATCTTTAAGACTCCGGACTTTACCGAAAAAGGCTTTCCTGTAAAATTTGGTAAAATTTTATTTGAAAAAAAAGGAGACTTGCTAAATATTATAGCTATAGAGCTGGATGGCTCAAGCGCAGATATAGGAGGTCGTGGGACTATAAATTTAGCGACCAAAGAGATAGATGTGGATTTGGAGCTAAGGCTTTTAAAGGACGCAAGCTCGATAATCGGCTCAATCCCGATAGTAAATCAGATAATTCTAGGCAAAGATCGCAGGCTTTCAACCGTAATTAAAGTGCGCGGAACACTTGATAAACCTAAATACTCTACTCAGGTTTTGGCAGATACCCTAATGTCGCCGCTTAAGATAATAAGAAATGTATTAGAAGCACCATTTTTGATATTTGAGTAA